The Rhodococcus triatomae genome includes a window with the following:
- a CDS encoding DivIVA domain-containing protein, which produces MYRVFEALDELVAIVEEARGVPMTAGCVVPRGDVLELLDDVRDAIPGELDDAQDVLDHRDKLVGDARATAEKTITGADNQAQDTIENAREDADRMLADAKAQADRMVSEARAHADELVTDADEAAERLRADAQREYESVTGRARAEADRMVESGKASYERSVADGTAEQQRLVAETEVVKAAHAESARVIDSAHAESDRLRSECDLYVDTKLAEFEEFLTGTIRSVGRGRQQLRTGSGVPDYGVDYDETYRADRRR; this is translated from the coding sequence GTGTACCGGGTATTCGAGGCGCTGGACGAACTCGTCGCGATCGTGGAGGAGGCGCGCGGAGTCCCCATGACGGCGGGGTGCGTCGTACCTCGCGGTGACGTGCTCGAACTCCTCGACGACGTGCGAGACGCCATCCCCGGTGAACTCGACGACGCTCAGGACGTACTGGACCACCGCGACAAGCTGGTCGGCGACGCGCGGGCGACCGCGGAGAAGACGATCACGGGCGCGGACAACCAGGCTCAGGACACGATCGAGAACGCTCGCGAGGACGCGGACAGGATGCTCGCGGACGCGAAGGCGCAGGCGGACCGGATGGTCTCCGAGGCGCGAGCACACGCGGACGAACTGGTGACCGACGCCGACGAGGCGGCCGAGCGGTTGCGCGCCGACGCGCAGCGTGAGTACGAGAGCGTGACCGGTCGGGCCCGCGCCGAGGCCGACCGGATGGTCGAATCCGGCAAGGCTTCCTACGAGCGGTCGGTCGCCGACGGCACCGCCGAGCAGCAGCGGCTGGTCGCCGAGACCGAAGTGGTCAAGGCCGCCCACGCGGAATCGGCCCGAGTCATCGACTCCGCCCACGCGGAGTCCGACCGTCTCCGTTCCGAGTGCGATCTGTACGTGGACACCAAGCTCGCCGAGTTCGAGGAGTTCCTCACGGGGACGATCCGCTCGGTCGGCCGGGGCCGTCAACAACTGCGTACCGGTTCCGGGGTGCCCGACTACGGCGTCGACTACGACGAGACGTACCGCGCCGACCGGCGGCGCTGA
- a CDS encoding YceD family protein translates to MLDTASVGRRPGSMRAVHRVVTAPRRIGLDMIAVDEGADVDMDLRLEAVSEGVLVTGPVSAPVSGECSRCLEPFTDGVEIFLTELFAYPDSTTEATTDEGEVYIVEDDHVDLEPAVVDAVGLALPLQPLCSENCPGLCSECGIRLAIAGSEHSHDILDPRWAGLAAKFGMDPSPGTNRENTEASTGTEFEEK, encoded by the coding sequence GTGCTGGACACGGCATCCGTCGGCCGTCGTCCCGGTTCGATGCGCGCGGTGCACCGAGTCGTCACCGCGCCCAGGCGCATCGGCTTGGACATGATCGCCGTCGACGAGGGCGCCGACGTGGACATGGACCTGAGGCTCGAAGCCGTGTCCGAGGGTGTCCTCGTGACCGGCCCGGTGTCTGCGCCCGTGTCCGGGGAGTGCTCCCGCTGCCTCGAACCGTTCACCGACGGCGTGGAGATCTTCCTCACCGAGTTGTTCGCCTATCCCGACAGCACCACGGAGGCGACCACCGACGAGGGCGAGGTGTACATCGTCGAGGACGATCACGTCGACCTCGAGCCGGCGGTCGTCGACGCCGTGGGCTTGGCACTCCCGCTGCAGCCGCTCTGCAGTGAGAACTGCCCCGGACTGTGTTCCGAATGTGGCATTCGCCTGGCGATTGCCGGTTCCGAGCACAGTCATGACATACTTGACCCTCGCTGGGCTGGTCTTGCAGCCAAATTCGGCATGGACCCGAGTCCCGGCACCAATCGTGAGAACACCGAAGCCAGTACTGGCACAGAGTTCGAGGAGAAGTAG
- the rpmF gene encoding 50S ribosomal protein L32 produces MAVPKRRMSRSNTRSRRSQWKTTAPTLVTCPNRGCGEKTLPHVACPSCGTYRGRQVTAAV; encoded by the coding sequence GTGGCTGTCCCGAAGCGCAGAATGTCGCGGTCGAACACCCGGTCGCGTCGCAGCCAGTGGAAGACCACTGCGCCCACCCTCGTCACCTGCCCGAACCGTGGCTGCGGCGAGAAGACCCTCCCGCACGTCGCCTGCCCGTCCTGCGGCACCTACCGGGGCCGCCAGGTCACTGCAGCAGTCTGA
- the rnc gene encoding ribonuclease III, with translation MTSETSTTPDGGEDHSTLLAALGVDLEPSLLTLALTHRSYAYEHGGLPTNERLEFLGDSVLGLTVTEKLYLAHPERSEGDLAKIRASIVNMHALAGVARTLGDGGLGAHLLLGKGEEMTGGRDKPSILADGMESLLGAIHLEHGIDTARRVVLDLFSDLLQTAPRLGAGLDWKTSLQELTAERGIGVPAYEITATGPDHDKEFTATVLVGGNALGVGIGRSKKEAEQKAASTAWNTLSGDGVVPGDVPPGTAGSVTDDVSA, from the coding sequence GTGACGAGCGAGACCAGCACGACCCCCGACGGCGGGGAGGATCATTCGACCCTCCTCGCCGCTCTCGGTGTGGACCTCGAGCCGTCGCTACTGACGCTGGCGCTCACCCATCGCTCGTACGCGTACGAGCACGGTGGCCTGCCCACCAACGAACGACTCGAATTCCTCGGCGACTCGGTCCTCGGGCTGACGGTCACCGAGAAGCTGTACCTGGCGCATCCGGAGCGTTCCGAGGGTGACCTCGCGAAGATCCGGGCGTCGATCGTGAACATGCACGCCCTCGCCGGTGTCGCTCGCACCCTCGGCGACGGCGGCCTGGGTGCTCACCTCCTGCTCGGCAAGGGCGAGGAGATGACCGGCGGCCGCGACAAGCCGAGCATTCTCGCCGACGGGATGGAGTCCCTCCTCGGCGCGATCCACCTCGAGCACGGAATCGACACCGCTCGCCGTGTGGTGCTCGACCTGTTCAGCGATCTGCTCCAGACCGCCCCTCGGCTGGGCGCTGGCCTGGACTGGAAGACCAGCCTGCAGGAGTTGACCGCCGAGCGCGGCATCGGCGTCCCGGCCTACGAGATCACCGCGACCGGCCCGGACCACGACAAGGAGTTCACCGCGACAGTGCTCGTCGGTGGCAACGCCTTGGGTGTCGGTATCGGCAGGTCGAAGAAGGAAGCCGAGCAGAAGGCCGCGAGTACCGCCTGGAACACCCTGTCCGGGGACGGCGTGGTGCCCGGCGACGTCCCACCCGGAACGGCGGGTTCGGTCACCGACGACGTCAGTGCCTGA
- the mutM gene encoding bifunctional DNA-formamidopyrimidine glycosylase/DNA-(apurinic or apyrimidinic site) lyase translates to MPELPEIEVVRRGLERHLVGTTIDALDVLHPRAVRRHLPGASDLSGQLVGRTVTEARRRGKYLWLVVSDVGVGEADPLALVVHLGMSGQMLVQPLDATDEKHLRIRARLSSGSELRFIDQRTFGGWALAPLVDVDGDEVPDSVAHIARDPLDPRFDLGAAAQVLRGKHTEIKRALLDQTVVSGIGNIYADEALWRSRIHGNQPCDRLSRPALRGLLDSATEVMTQALSEGGTSFDSLYVNVNGESGYFERSLNAYGREEEPCRRCGTAIRRVKFMNRSSFFCPVCQRKR, encoded by the coding sequence GTGCCTGAACTTCCCGAGATCGAGGTCGTCCGTCGCGGGCTCGAACGGCATCTCGTCGGCACGACCATCGACGCACTCGACGTCCTGCATCCGCGAGCGGTGCGCCGGCATCTGCCCGGTGCCTCCGACCTGAGCGGACAGCTCGTCGGCAGGACCGTCACCGAGGCGCGTCGCCGCGGAAAATACCTCTGGCTCGTCGTCTCCGACGTCGGTGTGGGGGAGGCCGATCCGCTCGCACTCGTCGTGCACCTCGGGATGAGTGGGCAGATGCTGGTGCAACCCCTCGACGCGACCGACGAGAAGCACCTGCGCATCCGTGCGCGACTGTCGTCGGGATCGGAACTCCGGTTCATCGATCAACGCACCTTCGGTGGATGGGCGCTGGCACCCCTGGTCGATGTCGACGGCGACGAGGTGCCCGATTCCGTCGCGCACATCGCCCGCGACCCGCTGGACCCGCGATTCGATCTCGGTGCGGCGGCGCAGGTTCTGCGGGGCAAGCACACCGAGATCAAACGTGCGCTGCTCGATCAGACCGTGGTCTCGGGAATCGGCAACATCTATGCCGACGAGGCGTTGTGGCGCAGCCGAATCCACGGCAATCAGCCCTGTGATCGACTGTCCCGCCCGGCGCTGCGTGGCCTGCTGGATTCCGCGACCGAGGTGATGACGCAGGCACTCTCCGAGGGCGGGACGTCGTTCGACTCGCTGTACGTCAACGTGAACGGCGAATCGGGGTACTTCGAGCGTTCACTGAATGCCTACGGTCGGGAAGAGGAGCCGTGCCGGCGCTGTGGCACGGCGATCCGCCGGGTGAAGTTCATGAACCGCTCGAGCTTCTTCTGCCCGGTCTGCCAGCGAAAACGTTAG
- a CDS encoding MerR family DNA-binding transcriptional regulator, with protein MLGISEFAALTGLSVKALRHYDEKGVACPL; from the coding sequence ATGTTAGGAATCAGTGAGTTCGCAGCTTTGACCGGGCTGAGCGTGAAGGCGCTCCGCCATTACGACGAGAAGGGGGTGGCGTGTCCCCTGTGA
- a CDS encoding IS3 family transposase (programmed frameshift) has translation MAGRKRHSAEDIVRKLRRADELAAEGKNGEEIAAALEVSAATLYNWRRQYSGSDADAAKELKELREQNSRLKRLLADAELEKDALREIAKGKILSPTAKRAAITMLTGTLQMSERFACKVVGLSRSVYRRLPLAQTPDDPDADLRAELRRYSCKHPRHGFRRAWAWLCYDQGVAVNKKKVHRLWKVEGLQVRRAPRRKRAGRSSVPVVDADAPNVVWALDFQFDSTVDGKAVKIASMVDEHTRMSLLDIVDRSITADRLIEGLEKVFAMWGGPPLVLRMDNGPEFISEALRAFCAGSVGVSYIPPGTPWNNGFIESFNNRLRDECLNRNYWPTLLEARVVIEDFKDDHNHRHRHSALGYKTPAEYAAGCTHQHQPVACEID, from the exons ATGGCGGGACGCAAACGTCACTCGGCAGAGGACATCGTGCGCAAGCTGCGCCGAGCCGACGAGTTGGCAGCGGAAGGCAAGAACGGCGAGGAGATCGCCGCCGCGCTCGAGGTGTCGGCGGCAACGCTGTACAACTGGCGTCGCCAGTACTCCGGTAGTGACGCCGATGCCGCGAAAGAACTCAAGGAACTGCGGGAGCAGAACAGCCGGCTCAAGCGGTTGCTCGCCGATGCCGAGTTGGAGAAGGACGCGCTGCGGGAGATCGCCA AAGGGAAAATTCTGAGCCCGACCGCCAAACGCGCCGCGATCACCATGCTCACCGGCACCCTGCAGATGTCGGAGCGGTTCGCGTGCAAGGTTGTTGGGCTCTCCCGATCGGTTTACCGACGGCTGCCGTTGGCGCAGACACCGGACGACCCGGATGCCGATCTGCGCGCAGAGTTGCGCAGGTATTCCTGCAAGCATCCACGGCACGGGTTCCGTCGGGCGTGGGCGTGGCTGTGCTACGACCAGGGCGTCGCGGTGAACAAGAAGAAGGTGCACCGCCTGTGGAAGGTGGAGGGACTACAGGTGCGGCGTGCTCCACGCCGCAAGCGTGCCGGCCGGTCCTCCGTTCCGGTCGTCGACGCGGATGCTCCGAATGTTGTGTGGGCATTGGACTTCCAGTTCGATTCGACCGTCGACGGCAAGGCGGTGAAGATCGCGTCGATGGTCGACGAACACACCCGGATGTCGTTGTTGGACATTGTGGACCGCTCGATCACTGCAGATCGATTGATCGAGGGCTTGGAGAAGGTGTTCGCGATGTGGGGTGGGCCCCCGCTCGTGCTTCGCATGGACAATGGGCCTGAGTTCATCTCAGAAGCCCTGCGAGCCTTCTGTGCTGGGTCGGTGGGGGTGTCCTACATTCCGCCGGGCACGCCATGGAACAACGGGTTCATCGAGTCCTTCAACAACCGGCTGCGCGACGAGTGCCTCAATCGCAACTATTGGCCCACCTTGCTCGAGGCCCGCGTGGTGATCGAGGATTTCAAGGACGACCACAATCACCGACACCGGCATTCGGCACTGGGTTACAAGACCCCCGCCGAGTACGCTGCCGGATGCACCCACCAGCACCAGCCCGTGGCGTGCGAGATCGACTGA
- a CDS encoding type I restriction-modification system subunit M, whose protein sequence is MTITQQELESRLWDAANALRGPVDPADFKTYVFPMLFWKWISDTWVHEHDEALHTYGDELDDEVESEFHRFEMPKGTLWSEVTTKVKNLGSEIAKTFQRIEKANPCSLAGVFGDAAWGNKERLPEATLLGLIKAFNRIKLDPTTVSHDLLGAGYEYLLKNFADESGSKAGEFFTPREVVNLLVGILEPNPGETVYDPACGSGGMLVATINQVRESGLDHRTLRLYGQEINLTTSSIARMNLFLHEIEDFEIKRGDTLRAPAFKDARGTVRQFDAVIANPPFSLTNWGADRWATDPRARFGVPPAKNGDYAFIQHMIASMKPGNGRVGVVMPHGVLFRGGAEAKIRQRLIEEDLLEAVVGLPPNLFYSTSIPACLLIFRYQKSAERRDHVLFIDGSARFNKGKNQNVMSAGDVNSLIDAYRTGEEPRDESRTSVRLASADEINRNGFDLNIGRYIKVAAEDTADLGAALVAYADARQHRIEAEAIMFKQLTAAGIDLSMFEVADE, encoded by the coding sequence ATGACGATCACCCAGCAAGAGCTCGAGTCCCGCTTATGGGACGCGGCCAACGCCTTGCGCGGCCCCGTCGATCCCGCGGACTTCAAGACTTACGTCTTCCCGATGCTCTTTTGGAAGTGGATCTCCGACACCTGGGTCCACGAGCACGACGAGGCCCTACATACGTACGGCGACGAGCTTGACGACGAGGTCGAGTCAGAGTTCCACCGCTTCGAGATGCCAAAAGGCACCCTGTGGTCAGAGGTCACGACCAAGGTCAAGAACCTCGGCTCCGAGATCGCCAAGACGTTCCAACGAATCGAAAAAGCCAACCCTTGCTCGCTCGCTGGCGTCTTCGGTGACGCAGCCTGGGGCAACAAAGAACGGCTCCCGGAGGCAACACTCCTCGGACTGATCAAGGCCTTCAACCGGATCAAGCTCGACCCGACCACGGTCTCGCACGACCTGCTCGGTGCCGGCTACGAGTACCTCCTGAAGAACTTTGCCGACGAGTCTGGGAGCAAAGCAGGGGAGTTCTTCACGCCGCGAGAAGTCGTCAACTTGCTCGTCGGCATCCTCGAGCCGAATCCAGGCGAGACGGTCTACGACCCCGCCTGCGGCTCGGGCGGGATGTTGGTAGCGACGATCAACCAGGTCCGAGAGTCGGGTCTGGATCACCGTACGTTGCGTCTCTACGGCCAGGAGATCAACCTCACGACCTCTTCGATCGCACGGATGAACCTCTTCCTCCATGAGATCGAGGACTTCGAGATCAAGCGCGGCGACACACTCCGCGCCCCAGCGTTCAAGGACGCCCGAGGCACTGTCCGTCAGTTCGACGCGGTCATTGCCAACCCGCCGTTTTCACTGACGAACTGGGGCGCAGACCGTTGGGCAACCGACCCACGGGCGAGGTTCGGCGTGCCACCGGCGAAGAATGGCGACTACGCCTTCATCCAACACATGATCGCATCGATGAAGCCAGGTAACGGTCGAGTGGGTGTCGTTATGCCTCATGGCGTCCTGTTCCGCGGTGGAGCGGAGGCCAAGATCCGACAGAGGCTCATTGAGGAGGACCTGCTCGAGGCGGTGGTTGGACTGCCACCGAACCTTTTCTATTCGACGTCGATCCCCGCCTGCCTCTTGATCTTCCGATACCAGAAATCTGCGGAGCGCAGAGACCACGTCCTCTTCATCGATGGGTCGGCAAGGTTCAACAAGGGTAAAAACCAGAACGTCATGTCCGCAGGCGACGTCAACAGTCTCATCGACGCGTATCGCACTGGCGAAGAACCCCGTGACGAGAGCAGAACGAGTGTCCGTCTGGCGTCGGCTGATGAGATTAATCGCAACGGTTTTGATCTGAACATTGGTCGATACATAAAGGTCGCCGCAGAAGACACTGCAGACCTTGGCGCGGCGCTTGTCGCCTATGCCGACGCTCGCCAGCATCGCATCGAAGCCGAAGCCATCATGTTCAAGCAGCTCACCGCGGCCGGCATTGATCTGAGCATGTTCGAGGTGGCCGATGAGTGA
- a CDS encoding restriction endonuclease subunit S, whose protein sequence is MSEWMPARLGDHLTRVKRKVSLKDGVKYAAVSVTKDGQGLGDKEPFIGGLTNYDSLYRVQAGDVVLRAITAFESPVGIAQPEHAGTHVSGVFLTYEVGPSMLPGYLRLFFQTPLLWREMQQRATGSVLRRKTISDVSFRAIPVPSPALPEQRRIVDIIESVDALVDILGREIASARRVLHCVLTDHFVVATGNQHSVVDLCSDVIGGIWGSPPGEGEVDLLALGPRIYAAGTTGFVTDGSPMRSFSLKQVKRRRVRLNDIILERSGGSPEQPVGRVVIAGEGLSPCIPTDFQRLMRPDPEKVEPRYLFWRLRHDWSTGLTRAFSRRTTGITNLSVKEYIARRVSVPSREDQKALVEAADIVDANITAIKNELAGLRTFRSALLISLLNQEIEIPEPYEALLEEAT, encoded by the coding sequence ATGAGTGAGTGGATGCCGGCAAGGTTGGGGGATCATCTCACGCGAGTAAAGCGCAAGGTGTCACTCAAGGATGGCGTCAAGTACGCCGCCGTTTCGGTCACCAAGGACGGTCAAGGACTGGGGGACAAGGAGCCTTTCATTGGTGGCCTCACGAACTACGATTCCCTCTATCGAGTACAAGCAGGTGATGTCGTCCTCCGCGCAATCACGGCATTTGAGAGTCCTGTCGGTATCGCTCAGCCCGAGCACGCTGGAACTCATGTCTCTGGGGTCTTCTTGACGTACGAGGTAGGCCCAAGCATGTTGCCTGGGTATCTGCGACTCTTCTTCCAAACCCCGCTGCTTTGGCGGGAGATGCAGCAACGTGCTACCGGTAGCGTGTTGCGACGCAAGACCATAAGCGATGTGAGTTTCAGGGCCATTCCAGTACCGTCTCCTGCCTTACCTGAGCAGCGCCGCATCGTTGACATCATCGAATCGGTGGACGCGCTGGTCGATATTTTGGGACGTGAAATCGCTAGCGCGAGACGTGTCCTGCATTGTGTACTCACAGACCACTTCGTGGTCGCTACAGGCAACCAGCATTCTGTTGTCGATCTTTGTTCTGATGTGATTGGCGGGATCTGGGGATCACCGCCAGGCGAAGGTGAGGTCGACCTTCTCGCTCTAGGTCCAAGGATCTACGCAGCCGGAACCACTGGATTTGTGACCGATGGTTCGCCGATGCGATCATTTTCTCTCAAGCAGGTGAAACGGCGTCGAGTGCGGCTAAACGACATCATCCTGGAGCGGTCCGGCGGCTCACCGGAACAGCCTGTTGGGAGAGTGGTTATCGCGGGAGAGGGGCTGAGCCCATGCATCCCCACCGACTTTCAGCGACTCATGAGACCTGACCCCGAGAAAGTTGAACCTCGGTACTTGTTCTGGAGACTCCGGCACGACTGGAGCACAGGTCTGACGCGGGCCTTCAGTCGACGTACGACTGGGATTACGAACCTCTCCGTCAAGGAATACATCGCGCGTCGTGTGTCGGTACCCAGCCGCGAGGACCAGAAGGCTCTTGTCGAAGCTGCAGATATCGTGGACGCGAATATTACCGCGATCAAGAATGAACTCGCCGGCCTTCGAACGTTCAGATCCGCTCTCTTGATCTCGCTCCTGAATCAAGAGATTGAGATCCCCGAGCCCTACGAAGCGCTGCTCGAGGAGGCTACGTGA